In Primulina eburnea isolate SZY01 chromosome 3, ASM2296580v1, whole genome shotgun sequence, one DNA window encodes the following:
- the LOC140826519 gene encoding paired amphipathic helix protein Sin3-like 2 yields MKRLRDEVYVNPQFKRPFGPSSRGESYGPPHAPIGVVGGGGGGGGGGGGGTVGGGGGGGGGGVNGIGGGGTATLGGGSTTGVASGSTQKLTTNDALTYLKEVKDMFQDQREKYDRFLDVMKDFKAQRIDTAGVIARVKELFKGHPNLILGFNTFLPKGYEITLTDEEEAPPKRTVEFEEAISFVNKIKKRFQNDDHVYKSFLDILNMYRKEHKGITEVYQEVAALFNDQPDLLDEFTRFLPDSSATASATHASFGRPFPRYDERSSAIPTMRHSLMDKQRPRRDRIISPHGERDLSVERPDMDDEKTVVKLHKDQKKHVDKENRDKRNRDQEDRDPENENNGDISMHRLSDKRKSAKKVGDFGGNSNLTSYDDKDALKSMYSQEFTFCEKVKERLGSEEDYQAFLKCLHIYSTEIITRKELQGLVADLLGKYPDLMEGFNEFFEHCERIDGFLAGVMGKKTLWSEENSSKALKIEDKEKEQRREVESGKEKERYNLKYWGKSIQELDLSDCRSCSPSYRLLPDDYPIASASQRSELGGLVLNDHWVSVTSGSEDYSFKHMRRNQYEESLFRCEDDRFELDMLLESVSSTAKRAEELLSGINNNSIGSDGPIRIEDHFTALNLRCIERLYGDHGLDVMDILRRNSSLSLPVILTRLKQKQEEWTKCRSDFNKVWAEIYSKNHYKSLDHRSFYFKQQDSKNLSTKSLVAEIKEIKEKRQKEDDVLLSVSAGNRHSIIPDLEFEYTDSEIHEDVYKIIKYSCEEVCSTKEQFNKVLRFWTTFLEPILGIHSRPLDTDVTEDDGVSKRQTIKNTWTNIVESEGSPNADGSATILKQPNPICNGSPTSTHRLNFSRTGVTNVDSLAKEGLPVVSGERLTNPDVPVTFGSDANHGRGANYIQTHNDPIEEDNVSKLNAEDIPHGGDSSRLNQPTNGESTEGTGLVGYNEDSVDPGKNEKEEGELSPNGDFEDNFGAYQDGSSQALPDKNRGNDRSHRTQGQTGHHEEICPDAAGENDNDADADADDEDSENVSEAGEDVSGSESAADECSREEHEEEDDGEPDDIDGKVESEGEAENTSEAQYIGGDGASVSQTEHFLRSCRPLSKRVAYPSVGGEKKDRRIFYGNDTFYVLFRLHEKLYERILSAKVNSLSCESKWRNTKDESIDPYSRFMSALFRLLDGSSDNTKFEDDCRSLIGNQSYVLFTLDKLIYKLVKQLQTVSSDEVDIKLLQLYEYEKSRKPEKYVDSVYYENVRIFLHEENIFRLECSSTPTHLSIQLMDDGSEKSEVVAVSVDPGFATYLRNDYLSVDRGKKESSAIMLKRNMRTCANLEESTALFMATENVLIMNGLECKMSATSSKIFYVLDTEDFFIRLGRRRKNTPAGTYSLKNQQRVQRFHQFMAASV; encoded by the exons AATCGATACTGCTGGTGTTATAGCTCGGGTGAAGGAATTGTTCAAAGGGCATCCGAATCTGATTCTTGGGTTTAACACCTTCTTGCCTAAGGGATACGAAATTACCCTCACTGATGAGGAAGAGGCTCCACCAAAAAGGACAGTTGAATTTGAAGAGGCTATCAGTTTTGTCAATAAGATTAAG AAACGCTTTCAAAATGATGATCATGTTTATAAGTCTTTCCTAGACATTTTGAATATGTACCGGAAAGAACACAAGGGTATCACTGAGGTCTACCAAGAG GTTGCAGCACTTTTTAATGACCAGCCAGATCTCCTTGATGAATTCACTAGATTTCTTCCAGATTCTTCAGCTACTGCATCTGCTACACATGCATCTTTTGGTCGTCCTTTTCCTCGTTATGATGAGAGGAGCTCTGCCATACCCACAATGAGACATTCTCTCATGGATAAG CAACGACCACGACGGGATCGGATCATTAGCCCCCACGGAGAACGTGATCTTAGTGTTGAGCGTCCAGATATGGATGATGAAAAGACAGTTGTGAAGTTGCATAAGGATCAAAAGAAGCATGTAGACAAGGAGAACAGGGATAAAAGAAATCGTGATCAAGAAGACAGAGACCCCGAAAATGAAAACAACGGAGACATTAGCATGCATCGGCTCTCTGATAAAAGGAAATCTGCCAAGAAAGTTGGAGACTTTGGAGGAAACTCAAATCTCACATCCTACGATGATAAAGATGCATTGAAAA GTATGTACAGTCAAGAGTTCACTTTCTGTGAAAAAGTTAAAGAGAGGCTTGGCAGCGAAGAAGATTACCAGGCATTTCTGAAATGTCTTCACATTTACAGCACAGAAATCATTACAAGGAAGGAGCTGCAGGGTTTG GTTGCTGATTTACTTGGAAAATATCCCGACCTTATGGAGGGATTTAATGAATTTTTCGAACACTGCGAGAGAATTG ATGGATTTCTAGCTGGTGTCATGGGCAAAA AAACATTATGGAGTGAAGAAAATTCTTCAAAAGCCTTGAAAATAGAGGACAAAGAGAAAGAACAAAGGCGCGAGGTGGAAAGCGGGAAAGAGAAGGAGAGATACAATTTAAAATACTGGGGAAAGTCCATTCAAGAACTTGACCTTTCTGATTGTCGAAGTTGTTCTCCCAGTTACAGGCTTCTTCCTGACGAT TATCCGATAGCTTCAGCTAGTCAGAGGTCGGAGCTTGGTGGACTAGTTTTAAATGATCATTGGGTGTCTGTGACCTCCGGTAGTGAGGATTACTCCTTTAAACACATGCGCAGAAACCAGTATGAAGAAAGCCTGTTTAGATGTGAAGATGATAG atttgagcttGACATGTTGTTGGAATCGGTCAGTTCAACTGCCAAGCGTGCAGAGGAACTTTTGAGCGGCATTAACAATAATTCAATTGGTTCAGATGGTCCCATACGTATTGAGGACCATTTCACAG CTCTGAATTTAAGATGTATTGAACGTCTATATGGTGACCATGGTCTTGATGTGATGGATATTTTGCGTAGAAATTCATCTCTTTCGTTGCCGGTTATCCTGACCCGCCTCAAGCAGAAGCAGGAGGAGTGGACCAAGTGCCGTTCAGATTTTAATAAAGTTTGGGCTGAAATATATTCTAAAAACCATTACAAGTCTCTTGATCACCGCAGTTTCTATTTCAAGCAACAAGATTCTAAGAATTTGAGCACAAAAT CATTAGTGGCAGAAATCAAAGAAATCAAggagaaaagacagaaagaagaTGATGTGCTACTTAGTGTTTCCGCTGGAAATAGGCACTCTATCATTCCAGACCTTGAATTTGAATATACTGATTCTGAAATTCATGAAGATGTCTATAAAATTATCAAGTACTCGTGTGAAGAGGTCTGCTCAACAAAAGAGCAATTCAATAAAGTTTTGAGATTCTGGACCACTTTTCTCGAGCCAATACTGGGTATTCACTCCCGCCCTCTTGATACTGATGTTACTGAAGATGATGGTGTCTCTAAGCGTCAAACCATTAAAAATACCTGGACAAACATTGTAGAAAGTGAAGGAAGTCCAAATGCCGATGGCAGTGCCACAATCTTGAAGCAACCGAATCCTATCTGCAATGGCAGTCCTACTTCAACTCACCGATTGAATTTCAGCAGGACTGGCGTCACAAATGTTGATTCCCTTGCTAAAGAGGGACTGCCTGTTGTATCTGGTGAAAGATTAACAAACCCTGATGTACCGGTCACATTTGGATCAGATGCTAATCATG GTCGCGGAGCAAATTATATACAAACACATAATGATCCAATTGAGGAAGACAATGTATCCAAGCTTAATGCAGAAGATATACCACAT GGCGGGGACTCATCAAGATTGAATCAACCAACAAATGGGGAGTCCACAGAAGGCACCGGACTTGTTGGATATAACGAGGATTCTGTTGACCCTGGTAAAAACGAGAAAGAAGAGGGCGAGCTGTCTCCAAATGGTGATTTTGAAGACAATTTTGGCGCCTATCAGGATGGTAGTTCACAAGCCTTGCCTGATAAAAATCGTGGCAATGACAGGAGTCACAGGACCCAAGGTCAGACAGGCCATCATGAAGAAATTTGCCCAGATGCTGCCGGTGAAAATGATAATGATGCTGATGCTGATGCTGATGACGAGGACAGTGAGAATGTTTCTGAGGCAGGAGAAGATGTTTCGGGTAGTGAGTCTGCTGCCGATGAGTGTTCGCGAGAAGAACATGAGGAAGAGGACGATGGAGAACCTGATGACATTGATGGCAAAGTGGAGAGTGAAGGTGAGGCGGAGAATACTAGTGAAGCTCAATATATTGGAGGAGATGGTGCATCTGTGTCACAGACTGAACATTTCTTGCGGAGTTGTAGGCCTTTGTCAAAGCGTGTTGCTTATCCATCTGTGGGCGGGGAGAAAAAAGATCGACGGATCTTTTATGGAAATGACACCTTTTATGTGCTTTTCAGGCTGCATGAG AAATTGTATGAAAGGATATTATCAGCTAAGGTGAATTCATTATCTTGCGAATCCAAATGGAGAAACACGAAGGATGAAAGTATTGATCCCTACTCCAG GTTCATGAGTGCATTGTTTAGGTTACTTGATGGATCTTCTGATAATACTAAATTTGAAGATGATTGTCGATCACTGATTGGAAACCAGTCATATGTACTCTTTACCTTGGATAAGTTGATATATAAGTTGGTCAAACAG CTCCAAACTGTTTCGAGTGATGAAGTGGATATTAAGCTGCTTCAATTGTATGAATATGAAAAATCTAGGAAGCCAGAAAAGTACGTCGATTCGGTTTATTACGAAAACGTCCGAATTTTTTTGCACGAAGAGAATATATTCAGGCTTGAATGT TCATCAACTCCTACCCATTTATCTATACAACTGATGGATGACGGAAGTGAGAAGTCTGAAGTCGTGGCAGTCTCGGTGGATCCTGGTTTCGCAACTTATCTCCGTAATGATTATCTTTCAGTCGATCGAGGAAAAAAGGAGTCTTCCGCGATTATGCTGAAGAG GAATATGCGCACATGTGCCAATCTTGAAGAGTCTACTGCTCTATTTATGGCCACAGAAAATGTTTTGATCATGAATGGGTTGGAATGTAAGATGTCAGCGACTTCGTCGAAG ATCTTTTACGTCCTTGACACGGAGGACTTCTTTATTCGTTTGGGACGCAGAAGGAAAAACACACCAGCAGGAACATATTCCCTTAAGAACCAGCAACGGGTGCAACGGTTTCACCAATTTATGGCAGCCTCTGTATGA
- the LOC140826520 gene encoding protein transport protein SEC13 homolog B-like: MPAQKIETGHNDVVHDVSMDYYGKCVATALSDATIKIIGISNNSTSQHLATLSGHQGPVWQVSWAHPKFGSILASCSYDGKIIIWKQGNQNDWSQSHVFTNHKSSVNSIAWAPHEVGLCLACGSSDGNISVYTAQSDGSWATTRIEQAHPVGVTAVSWAPSMAPGELVGSGLLDPVQKLASGGCDNTVKVWKLYGGNWKMDCFPALQMHSDWVRDISWAPNLGLPKSTMASASQDGKVVIWTVAKEGDQWEGKVLKDFKAPVWRVSWSLTGNLLAVAAGDNNVTLWKEAVDGDWEEVTTVDP; this comes from the coding sequence ATGCCTGCACAGAAGATAGAAACAGGTCACAATGATGTTGTTCATGATGTTTCCATGGATTACTATGGGAAATGTGTGGCAacagcattatctgatgccacTATTAAGATAATCGGTATCAGCAATAACTCTACATCTCAACATCTGGCAACCTTGAGCGGCCATCAAGGGCCCGTCTGGCAGGTTTCTTGGGCACACCCCAAGTTTGGTTCGATTCTCGCTTCTTGTTCTTATGATGGTAAAATCATTATCTGGAAGCAAGGTAATCAGAATGATTGGTCTCAATCTCATGTCTTCACGAACCACAAATCATCTGTCAATTCCATTGCTTGGGCACCTCACGAGGTCGGACTTTGCTTGGCATGTGGTTCTTCAGATGGCAATATTTCTGTCTACACGGCTCAATCAGATGGTAGTTGGGCAACTACGAGAATAGAACAAGCCCACCCTGTGGGGGTGACTGCTGTTAGTTGGGCTCCTTCCATGGCCCCTGGTGAATTAGTTGGATCTGGACTGCTGGATCCTGTGCAGAAGCTGGCTTCTGGTGGCTGTGATAATACTGTGAAAGTGTGGAAACTCTACGGTGGTAACTGGAAAATGGATTGTTTCCCGGCTCTGCAAATGCACTCAGATTGGGTGAGAGACATCTCATGGGCACCAAATTTGGGGCTTCCAAAATCCACGATGGCGAGTGCTTCTCAGGATGGAAAGGTTGTTATATGGACTGTGGCAAAGGAAGGTGATCAATGGGAGGGTAAAGTATTAAAGGACTTCAAGGCACCGGTTTGGAGGGTTTCCTGGTCTCTGACCGGGAACTTGTTGGCCGTGGCAGCTGGGGACAATAATGTTACACTCTGGAAAGAAGCCGTAGATGGAGATTGGGAAGAGGTCACCACAGTTGATCCATAG